A window of Hevea brasiliensis isolate MT/VB/25A 57/8 chromosome 14, ASM3005281v1, whole genome shotgun sequence contains these coding sequences:
- the LOC110657410 gene encoding uncharacterized protein LOC110657410 isoform X5, with the protein MAILAALDEMKSMKSRHAIVSVDAMLEALQKTAAEKEKKLEEEDEALVKSIFERRSKEVIRRIPDEHSDDDDDFNQLSNANSETMRNNSKRRKVSNEHPSKLIDSLTRANVLDSADGGAGSSGNSRTQTDTKPKF; encoded by the exons ATGGCCATTCTAGCTGCACTTGACGAGATGAAGTCTATGAAG TCAAGACATGCAATTGTCAGCGTAGATGCTATGCTTGAGGCCTTGCAGAAAACAGCTGCAGAAA AGGAGAAGAAGTTGGAAGAAGAGGATGAAGCACTTGTAAAATCAATATTTGAA CGGAGATCAAAAGAAGTTATAAGAAGGATTCCTGATGAGCATtcggatgatgatgatgatttcaATCAGCTTTCAAATGCCAATAGTGAAACGATGAGAAATAATTCGAAG AGGAGAAAGGTTTCCAATGAACATCCAAGTAAACTGATAGATTCATTAACAAGGGCCAATGTTTTAGATAGCGCAGACGGTggag CAGGAAGTTCAGGTAACTCGAGGACACAGACTGATACCAAACCCAAGTTCTGA
- the LOC110657410 gene encoding uncharacterized protein LOC110657410 isoform X6 — MAILAALDEMKSMKSRHAIVSVDAMLEALQKTAAEKEKKLEEEDEALVKSIFEVNTCILFRRSKEVIRRIPDEHSDDDDDFNQLSNANSETMRNNSKRRKVSNEHPSKLIDSLTRANVLDSADGGDWLGFRWMG; from the exons ATGGCCATTCTAGCTGCACTTGACGAGATGAAGTCTATGAAG TCAAGACATGCAATTGTCAGCGTAGATGCTATGCTTGAGGCCTTGCAGAAAACAGCTGCAGAAA AGGAGAAGAAGTTGGAAGAAGAGGATGAAGCACTTGTAAAATCAATATTTGAAGTTAATACTTGCATTCTCTTT CGGAGATCAAAAGAAGTTATAAGAAGGATTCCTGATGAGCATtcggatgatgatgatgatttcaATCAGCTTTCAAATGCCAATAGTGAAACGATGAGAAATAATTCGAAG AGGAGAAAGGTTTCCAATGAACATCCAAGTAAACTGATAGATTCATTAACAAGGGCCAATGTTTTAGATAGCGCAGACGGTggag ATTGGTTAGGCTTCAGATGGATGGGATGA
- the LOC110657410 gene encoding uncharacterized protein LOC110657410 isoform X4 — MAILAALDEMKSMKSRHAIVSVDAMLEALQKTAAEKEKKLEEEDEALVKSIFEVNTCILFRRSKEVIRRIPDEHSDDDDDFNQLSNANSETMRNNSKRRKVSNEHPSKLIDSLTRANVLDSADGGGSSGNSRTQTDTKPKF, encoded by the exons ATGGCCATTCTAGCTGCACTTGACGAGATGAAGTCTATGAAG TCAAGACATGCAATTGTCAGCGTAGATGCTATGCTTGAGGCCTTGCAGAAAACAGCTGCAGAAA AGGAGAAGAAGTTGGAAGAAGAGGATGAAGCACTTGTAAAATCAATATTTGAAGTTAATACTTGCATTCTCTTT CGGAGATCAAAAGAAGTTATAAGAAGGATTCCTGATGAGCATtcggatgatgatgatgatttcaATCAGCTTTCAAATGCCAATAGTGAAACGATGAGAAATAATTCGAAG AGGAGAAAGGTTTCCAATGAACATCCAAGTAAACTGATAGATTCATTAACAAGGGCCAATGTTTTAGATAGCGCAGACGGTggag GAAGTTCAGGTAACTCGAGGACACAGACTGATACCAAACCCAAGTTCTGA
- the LOC110657410 gene encoding uncharacterized protein LOC110657410 isoform X3 encodes MAILAALDEMKSMKSRHAIVSVDAMLEALQKTAAEKEKKLEEEDEALVKSIFEVNTCILFRRSKEVIRRIPDEHSDDDDDFNQLSNANSETMRNNSKRRKVSNEHPSKLIDSLTRANVLDSADGGAGSSGNSRTQTDTKPKF; translated from the exons ATGGCCATTCTAGCTGCACTTGACGAGATGAAGTCTATGAAG TCAAGACATGCAATTGTCAGCGTAGATGCTATGCTTGAGGCCTTGCAGAAAACAGCTGCAGAAA AGGAGAAGAAGTTGGAAGAAGAGGATGAAGCACTTGTAAAATCAATATTTGAAGTTAATACTTGCATTCTCTTT CGGAGATCAAAAGAAGTTATAAGAAGGATTCCTGATGAGCATtcggatgatgatgatgatttcaATCAGCTTTCAAATGCCAATAGTGAAACGATGAGAAATAATTCGAAG AGGAGAAAGGTTTCCAATGAACATCCAAGTAAACTGATAGATTCATTAACAAGGGCCAATGTTTTAGATAGCGCAGACGGTggag CAGGAAGTTCAGGTAACTCGAGGACACAGACTGATACCAAACCCAAGTTCTGA
- the LOC110657410 gene encoding transposon Ty3-I Gag-Pol polyprotein isoform X1 has product MLCLDGVLRSLLRIIVLLCNLSLIPAWMSNFAATYEGNVRAEELIQQFSVAVDSISGFAFKSGLLYYEGRLFVGCSTSLRSHLISLYHNSPLGGHSVVLRTSHKLKKHFHWPWLKEDVVDWIKKCDQCARCKGETCATPGLLQPIPIPNHAWQYISMDFVEQLRKSLKDTILVVCRFTKHAHFMALSHPILLLQLQDCFWIMFTSWMGHLKLLFQTDISRKFR; this is encoded by the exons ATGCTTTGTCTAGATGGAGTTTTGAGGAGCCTTCTGAGAATAATTGTTTTGCTTTGCAATCTTTCCCTAATTCCTGCTTGGATGTCTAATTTTGCAGCCACTTATGAGGGGAATGTGAGGGCTGAAGAGTTAATTCAGCAGTTTTCAGTGGCAGTTGATAGCATTTCAGGATTTGCTTTCAAATCTGGATTGTTGTATTATGAAGGCAGATTGTTTGTGGGCTGTAGCACTTCTTTGAGGAGTCACCTTATTTCTTTATATCACAATTCACCCTTGGGAGGACATTCAGTGGTATTACGGACTTCTCATAAGTTGAAGAAACATTTTCATTGGCCTTGGTTAAAGGAAGATGTGGTCGATTGGATTAAGAAATGTGATCAGTGTGCAAGATGTAAGGGGGAAACATGTGCAACACCTGGGTTGTTGCAGCCTATACCAATTCCTAACCATGCTTGGCAGTATATCTCCATGGATTTTGTGGAGCAGTTGCGCAAGTCACTTAAGGATACCATCTTAGTTGTGTGTAGATTTACCAAGCATGCTCATTTTATGGCTCTCTCTCACCCCATTCTGCTTCTTCAATTGCAGGACTGTTTTTGGATCATGTTTACAAGTTGGATGGGGCACCTCAAACTATTGTTTCAGACAGATATAAG CAGGAAGTTCAGGTAA
- the LOC110657410 gene encoding transposon Ty3-I Gag-Pol polyprotein isoform X2, with amino-acid sequence MLCLDGVLRSLLRIIVLLCNLSLIPAWMSNFAATYEGNVRAEELIQQFSVAVDSISGFAFKSGLLYYEGRLFVGCSTSLRSHLISLYHNSPLGGHSVVLRTSHKLKKHFHWPWLKEDVVDWIKKCDQCARCKGETCATPGLLQPIPIPNHAWQYISMDFVEQLRKSLKDTILVVCRFTKHAHFMALSHPILLLQLQDCFWIMFTSWMGHLKLLFQTDIRKFR; translated from the exons ATGCTTTGTCTAGATGGAGTTTTGAGGAGCCTTCTGAGAATAATTGTTTTGCTTTGCAATCTTTCCCTAATTCCTGCTTGGATGTCTAATTTTGCAGCCACTTATGAGGGGAATGTGAGGGCTGAAGAGTTAATTCAGCAGTTTTCAGTGGCAGTTGATAGCATTTCAGGATTTGCTTTCAAATCTGGATTGTTGTATTATGAAGGCAGATTGTTTGTGGGCTGTAGCACTTCTTTGAGGAGTCACCTTATTTCTTTATATCACAATTCACCCTTGGGAGGACATTCAGTGGTATTACGGACTTCTCATAAGTTGAAGAAACATTTTCATTGGCCTTGGTTAAAGGAAGATGTGGTCGATTGGATTAAGAAATGTGATCAGTGTGCAAGATGTAAGGGGGAAACATGTGCAACACCTGGGTTGTTGCAGCCTATACCAATTCCTAACCATGCTTGGCAGTATATCTCCATGGATTTTGTGGAGCAGTTGCGCAAGTCACTTAAGGATACCATCTTAGTTGTGTGTAGATTTACCAAGCATGCTCATTTTATGGCTCTCTCTCACCCCATTCTGCTTCTTCAATTGCAGGACTGTTTTTGGATCATGTTTACAAGTTGGATGGGGCACCTCAAACTATTGTTTCAGACAGATATAAG GAAGTTCAGGTAA